CCCCCCGCCCACGGCCTAGGGAGCCCCCGCCCTGCCCCGGAGCCGCCGAAATGCAATTTCCCGTGCAGGCGCCTCGGGCCCGGGGGGCTTTTCCGGGCGGGTTTTGGAAAGAAGAGGGGGAAATGCGGCGGCGGCCCCAATCGAGGTGAGCGCGGGCGCCGGGCGGGCCGGGGGCACGGGCGGGGCGGGGGCCGCCCGCGGGCAGGGGgcgcggcggggcggggcgggacgCGGCCGCAGCCCCCTCGCGCACCTGCTCGCAGCCCCGGGGCGGGCGCCCCGGCCTCTGCGGCCCGGCCCTCCATTGTTGTTGGGGCTTGGAAGGGGGGCGGGGAGGCCCCGGCGGCATCTCTGCGTCTCGCCTTTCCGGAGAGGGGGCGCCGGGAGGGTCGGACTCTGCAAAGGGGACAGACCCCCGAGTCCCGGAGCCGGGGCCGCCAGGGGGAGGGCAAGCGGAGATGCCCTCGCGGGGCGGGGACGCGCGATGGGGGGCGTGGGGACAGCGGCGCCCCGACCGCCCGACACCTGACCGCGCGCGGGGAGGCCACGGGCCGGGGCGGCGGCGAGCTTTGTTCTTGGGGGCGCGGGGCGGGTGGGGCGCTCGGAAATCGAATGCCAGAAGAGAGTACGGCCCGGCGCGCGCGCGTTCGTGAAGGCTGCTCCGGCCAAGTTCATGGGCGCTCGGGCCTGCGGAGACCGATCCTGGCGGGGGCCCCGCTCAGGCCTGGCCGCGGGCTGGGGGTGCTGCAGCCGCGCCACCTCCGGAAGCCCTGGCGCCCTGCGCGGGCCGCCCCTCCGGCCTGTCATTACCGGCAGCAGCTGCAGGGTATTTACTGGGGCCAAGGTTTGCGAACAGGAACCCGCCctccaaaactggccataaaaagGGAAAATGGCCCCGAATCCCACTGCCGGGGAGCCCTTTTAAAGCTACAGGGCGCCTTTCACGGCGACCTGCCCTGGAgggcaggctgggggtgggggggtggaaaAGACACCTCATTGGCTGATAGGGACTGAGACGTCCCCCCCACGGTCCCACACTTCGGTTCCCCTCCCCCCATCTCTTTCCCTACCCATTCCACACCCCTGGACTGCTCACAGATGCATTAAGCCAGCCACGATTAGATATTCCCAAGGCCCTGATGGAGACCCCCAAAATTACACGCTATACACAGACATACAGCACCCCGATTAATACGCAGTCGAAAGTGATGctgacacacacatacagtccCCACAATAACACTGCCACGTGTGTAGACACGTCACCCACAAGGGCTCGGACATCCAGGGATAGTGCCCATTGAAAGGCTGTCACACAGAAATGGAGCCACCAACGAAGGCAGCTACAACATAGACACAGCCTTTCGCATAACACTGACACACAGAAGTGGGTGTTCACCCACAGCATGTCACTCAGGGTAGCAATGACAAACGCAGATCCCTAAAGCCCATCAGTCAGGCACACACAGACTCCGACTCCATCGTTCACAATACCTgggacacacacagacatccaTGTGTCCTCCCAACCAAGTTCACACCTGCACACTCACAGTCACCCACAgtcacccccaccacacacacacacatacacacacacacagacggtACAAGGCCTGCAGAAACACATCTGACAGCAGGTCAcacataatcttttttatttttatttacttatttattttgagatggagtctctcttggctgcccaggttggaatgccgtggcacgatctcccggattcaagcaattctcttgcctcagcctcctgagtagctgggattacaggcgcgtgccaccacaccaggctaatttttgtatttttagtagagatggggtttcaccatgttggccaggctggtcttgaactcctgacctcaggggatccgctggcttcagcctcccaaagtgctgggattacaggtgtgaaccgccgcacccggccacagtttcctttttatttttttgagacagggtctcactctgctgcctaggctggagtgcagtggcacgatctaggctcactgcaatctaggctcactgcaatctaggcccatctcctgggctcaagcaatcctcccacctcagcttcccgagtagctgggagaacaggtgcgcaccaccacacctgggtaatttttgtattttttgtagagatggagttttgccggttgcccaggctcgtctcaaactcgtTGAGCTCtagctatccacccacctcggcttcccagagcgccgagccaccatgcctggcccaaatttttgtttgtttgttttgttttttgagacagggtctggctctgtcacccagactggagttcagtggcacgatcatagctcacagcagcctcaaactctcagactcaaatgatcctcccacattagcctcccgagtagcaggtcTCAGTAATcttgatatacacacacatacagaccaCCCCCGCCCAAGAACACAActgcacacatggacacacagttGTTCACAGTAAAATGGATCCTCTTAGCCACCCACAAAGACACTGTCACCCACAAAGATATATGAGCACGAACCCAGTGGCCATATGCCCATCGTCACCTACCCTGAGACTTGTTTAGGCACTCAGACACCTGCACATCTACAATAATActgacatacacacagacacagtaacacatgcatacacactgGCATGCATAGACTCACGGGGAAATGACACACAGGCAGGCAGAAATCCTGTCATCTGGATGCCCACAAAcccaataatatttttttttttttggagacagagtcttgctctgtcacccaggctggagtgctctgtcacccaggctggagtgcagtgacacaatctcagctcactgcaatctccaactcccaggttcaagcgattctcctgcctcagcctctcgagtagctgggattacaggcgcccgctaccatgcctggctaatttttgtatttttaatagagacagagtttcacaatgttgtccaggctagtcttgaactcctgatctcaggtgatccacccacctcggtctcccaaagtgccgagattacaggtgtgagccagtgcgtcCGGCCCCAATactcatttattgagcatctgttatGTACCCAGCACTGTTCTAGCACTGGGGATGCAGCTGTGAACAAGAGGGAAATCTGAacgagcacagtggttcacgcctgtaatctcagcactttgggaggccgaggtggcaggatcacttgagatgaggagtttaaaaaacatattagctgggcgtggtggtgtgcgcctatagtctcaggtactagggaggctgaggcgggaggatcgctttgagcccaggagtttgagattgcagtgagctatgatggcaccactgcactctagcctgggtgacagcgagacctagtctcttttaaaaaaaaaaaaaagaatgaaatccctGTCTTCCCACACCTGACATTTTAGTGGGGAATGGGATGGGGGGGACACCATGACTGGATGATACAGACTCCAGTCACTCATAGTGACACCAGCAGACACCAGACACCCACGCACACTGGCTCACATGTCGACCTGGAATTACACACAATTAGCCTGATATACACCCACAGCAATGCTGACATCCACACACAAACAGAAGCCCACAGGAacttacacacacacgcacacacacagctgGTGGAGAGACAGCCACCTGCTATAGCACACTCCCACCTGGACTTACAGACACCCACAGAACCCCCCAAAATACCTCAGCAAAGTAGCTTGGACCTGAAGCCCCTATTTATAGACCCATAGAAACATCCTACAAGAGTTCTTGAGACGGAGCCCACCCTGACCCCAAACCCAGGGTCACCCAGCACCATAAGCCTCAGTAGAAGTGTCTGAATTTcccttattaaaaaatttttttaatttgttttttgtagagatgaggtctcactgcgttgcccaggctgatcttgaactcctgggctcaagtgatcctcctgcctcggcctcccaaagcgttgggactacgggcatgagccaccgtgcccggcctgaattcTCCTTCAGCTTGGCCCCTCCATAGCCCCCAATCCCATTCCTGGAGAAGCCAGAACCTTCTCGccttccccagccctggcctcacATCTGGCAGGCCTGGGAAGGAAGCTGGGCTCCTAGCCCACCCACCGCCCACGGGCTGGGTGGGACAGAGGAGCCCCTTGTCTGAGGACCCCTGGCATGAAAGACTCCCGCAGCTGGAAAGGAAGTGGGGGAGGTGGCCTGcggagggtggggtgggaaccTCAGAGCCCACGCAGGTATCACTGAAACGAGACACCCCTGCTTGCCAGTCTAGACAGCCTGGGCCATCACCGTGACCCCACGGAGACCCCCACAGGGCTCTTGGTGTCGCTGGAACCCCCATAATGGGCTCTTTGTCTGCCAGGTCCTGACGACCTCCCCCACCCCGTGTCCCCCTTCCAGGcccaagtacacacacacacacacgcacgcacacacacacacacacgcacacacatacagttacatacaacacacagacacacaggagcATATATATAGGTACTCATGCGTGAACATACAGAGACACCCCCAACCCCCATGCACCAAGGCTCAGGGTTGAGATCGAGAGGAGACAGCTTGCCACCTCCCACCCTGAGGGACTTCACAGTCAAGACTTCAAGAATCACGGGCAGGACACACGGGCCGCCAGACACCCCTGGGAGCTTGGAGACCTGGCCTTCTAGCCATGCCCACCTTGttcttcaactatttttttttttttgagacagggtctcactcctgtagcctgggctggagtgcagtggcgtgactgcgtctcactcactgcagcctcgacttccctggCTTCCGTCAGCCTCGACTTCCCTGGCTtgcgtgatcctcccacctcagcctcccaaatagctgggactacaggcgcacaccaccacacccggctaagtttttctatttttagttgagccagggtttcaccatgttgctcaggctggtcttgaactcctgtgctcagtcagtcttcctgctttggcctcccaaagcagtgggatgacgggcatgagccacccggCGCCCAGCCTTGTTCTTCAGCTTGACGGTAGAGCtgcctccatccatccatccatccatcacttGCTCACCTGCCTCTGCTAGGACTTCTCACCTCCGACTCTGATCCCCCGACTTGTGCCAGCTGCCCTGCACCTTCCTGGTGCTatgtgtgggggggtgggggcaaggCCCTGGGATagcgtggctttttttttttttttttttttttttgagacggagtctcactctgtcactcaggctggagtgcagtggctcaatctcggctcactgcaatctctgcctcccaggttcaagcaattctcgtgcctcagcctcccaagtagctgggactacaggtgtgcgccaccatgcctggctactttttttttgtttgtttgtatttttagtagagatggggtttcaccatgttggttaggctggtctcgaactcctgacctcaactgatctgcccgcctcggcctcccaaagtgctgggattacaggaatgagccaccgtgcccggctcataACGTGGCTTTTAGAGGGCCGTCCCCCACACCCCACTTATCCCCAGCTCCCCTGCCCAGAAAGACCCTCCCAGCTGCACTGGGGTCAGGTGAGGGGTCCCAGGAACTAAGGATAAAGAAGAAGCAAAATGAAGGCCCTGAAAGACACCCCTACCCCCCATGCACTGAGGCTCAGGGTCACAAGCAGGAGGAGACAGCTTGTCACCTCCCACTCTGAGGGACTTCAAAGTCAAACCAGCAGACAGCTGCAACCAGACAAGCAGGGCAGGGCTGCAGACTCCCTCAGGGGACAGGAGGGGACAGGTATCACGGTCACCAGTCACAGACAGGAGATGGAGATGGGGGGTAAACAGCTAGACACATACAGGCAGATCCAGACAGTTTGAGGCAGGTGCACGGGCTGGGCAGGAGACCCAGATGGAGAACAGATGTGTGAGGGGCATAGTCCGACCCAGACAGACGACCCTGGGATGACCAAGAGACAGGTGGACCCAGATGGACACTGAGGGCCAGAAGCCTGCACGGACCACAGGCAAAGAAGAGAGATAGTCAGACCCAGGATTGGGGCTGCCGGCCTCCTGTCGCCCCAGCCCCAGCTTCCTGGCCTTCAAGACCAGACCCCTCTTCCACTGTGGTCTTGTGTCTTGTCTTAGGGAGAAACCTTACAGGGAACAACCTCCTTGGCAGTTCAAGGCCAAAGCCCTCAGAGGGAGGAGTGGGAGGCAGAAAGGACACACAGGAGGTGTCTGGGGAACCCCCTCCAACATAGCCAGAATGTCTCCTGCCTGATGACCCCCCGCCCCCAACATTAAAGCTGTTCACAGTCATCAAGAAGAAAGATTCCTGTGggacgaggtggctcatgcctgtaatcccagaactttgggaggcccaggagttcgcgaccagcctgggcaacatagtgagatctcatctctacaaaacttttttttatttgtttgtttttgttttaagttagCCAGgccaggcacctgtgatcccagctacttgggaagctaaggtgggaggattggttggggctgggaggtcgaggctgcagtgagctgtgattgcgccactgcactccagcctgggcaacagagcgagaccccgtctcaaaacaaaacaaaacaaaacaacaacagcaacaaaaaagagaataaagatttttcttttttaaagaaacggGGTTTTAAAGAACCACTGCTGGGtgccgtggttcatgcctgtaatcccagcactttgggaggcccaggagttggagaccaacctggccaacatagtgaaaccctgtctctactcaaaatacaaaaattagctggccatagtggcaggtgcctgtagtcccagctactcaggaggctgaggcaggagaactgcttgaacccaggaggtggaaattgcagtgggcagagatcgcgccactgcactccagcctgggtgacagagcaagactccatctcaaaaaaaaaaaaaaaaagagagagagagagagatgggggtctcactgtgttttccaggctagtctcaacttctgggctccagccatcctcctgcctcccaactagctgggactacagacaagaACCAAGCTTTTGAGGAATCTTGAGAGTTCTGGACTAACAGAGCCACTTACCTTCCCAGTCCACAAAATGGGTATATCCTGCTCACAGCGTGATGAATGTAGCGTTATCATCAGTAATGTAATTATTAACACCTGTGCTCCCAACTCACTCTCCTTCCCAAGTCCTAGGCGTTCTCCTCCTTAGAATGATGATCCACAAGGCAGGGGACCGGCCACCTCCCTCGGAAGGGCCTGGACACCTGGGGTGGAGGTGGCGGATAAAGAGAAGCCGATCAGGCCCCCCCACTCCACAGCCTGAATGGGAGGATCTGCTGGACGTGGCGGATGAGCTGCGAGAGAGGGCGCCCCACTCCAGCTCCAGACAGAGGGGTGGGAACGTGACCCCGACCCGGGGCGGGTGAGAGGGCGGGCTCTGGGGAAAGGGCTCTAGAAGGTGCCGGGAGGCGGGAGGGGGGCTTCGGGAGGGCGAGTTAGCCGGGATCGGGCTTGAGGGGCCCTACGAAATTCGGTTTGGGGGCGTGCCCGGTCGGGGCGGACCTTAGTGGGGGGTTGGGCTTCGTGGGGGCAGGACGCAGTCCCGGGGCGTCTATAGAGCAGGCTTTTGTGGAGGGCTCTAAGGGGGCGGGCCCTAAGGGAGCTGGGCTCTTTGAGGACTGGCTTAGGGGTTTGGCGGTGGGCTCCGTGGGAGTCTATATGGGCGGGTTTTAGAGGGAGTGTGTTCTGGGGAACAGGTCAAAAGCGACGGGGCTCTaaggggcagggcctgggctggggccTTGGCTGGTGGCTCCAGACTGTGGGTGGGGCTCTCGGGGGCGGGGCTCTCGGGGGCGCGTCCTCGGGGGCTCGGCCGGGTTCCGTTGCCACCACCGTgaggggtgtggtgggggggtGGTTCACGCAGCTCGGCACACTTGGGGGTCCCTCATCTACCTTGGGGTTATGCCAGGCGGTTATTTTGGGCCTCAGTATTCCCCTCGGTGAAATGCCAGGGGCCaggaaattacttatttttttgcgACGACGGGGTCTCGtcctgtgacccaggctggaatacagtggcgcgatcacggctcactgcagcctcgagcctcgaactcttggggtccaagcgatcctcccatctcagcctcctaagtagctaagactacaggctcactacaccacacccagctaatttttttgtagggacaggtatctcgctatgttgctcaggttggtctccatctcctgggctcaaaagatcctcccgcctcagcctcccaaaatactgaattacaggcctgagccgcaGCACCCGGCCATGCCGGGTGCACCTTCCTAGGCCGTCCGCAGACCCAGGTCAGGGGCGAAGGCGCGCTCGCCCATCCCTGGTCGTCACTGCTTGGCTTGCGGGGGGTGGGAGATAGGGGTGCGTACCTGTAGGCCTGGGGGCACCCGGGGCGGGGGGGTGGTCGCCGAACTCTGTGCGATCACTGGAGGAAGGGACTGGGGGTCATTTGagggatgaggaaatggagagggGGCGCCGCAGCCGGTTTTGAGGCCCAAGGGGCAGCCCCCACGTGGCTGCGCGGACTCCCTCCGGAAGTGCCCGAGTTCAGATGCTGTGTGACCGCGCACGCGGGGCGAGCGGCGCCCTCTCTGAACCTCCTGCCTCTCCCCTGTCTAGTGGGGCCCCAGTGCACTTGTAAAGTGGAGAGACCTGacgaccccccacccccaagcgCTCCACTCACGCTGTTGTGATTCCTAAACCATCGTGCCCGGAACTCAGTGAAGCTCCCAGAACGTATTACATTGTATTAAAATGGCTTGTTTATCTCCACGTTGCATCAATGCCCTCGGGGCCAGGATCCTCCGTTGCCAGACTTCCCGGGAACACTTGGAATGCCTCCTCCACCTCGGACTAGCAGTGGCCtttggcctcagtctccccagttgACAAAGGGGGGTAATCTGCACCTCCAGGATCACTTTGTGAATTACTTAAGGAGCGGGCTTGAGGCCAGCACTCCCCTGCACTGCTACATCTCCATCCCCATAGCAAAGGCTACATTTTATTTACTAGCATTTATATTTGCCTTGTGTTTTTCCCAGATCTAGGTGCAAACAGCACCTGAAAAGCGTTTGTTTATTTCATGAGAGAAAAGGGGTTCCttactctctcctcctctccctcttcatGCTCTCTGGTTCCCTGCCACCTACCCCACCCCCGACTCCAGGTCCCGGAAAATTTGCCAAGGGTTTGGGGGAACATTCAACCTGTCGGTGAGTTTGGGCAGCTCAGGCAAACCATCGACCGTTGAGTGGACCCTGAGGCCTGGAATTGCCATCCTCCTGCCGGTGACTCTGACCTTCCAGATCTAGGGGGGCCTGGGGAGCCCccaatccagcctgggcacgTCCCCTCCCCTAGGCCACAGCCGAGGTCACAATCAACATTCATTGTTGTCGGTGGGTTGTGAGGACTGAGGCCAGACCCACCGGGGGATGAATGTCACTGTGGCTGGGCCAGACACGGCTTAAGGGGAATGGGGACTGGGGACAGGACCCCCCACCGCCACAGTCACTCAGCCTGTTTTTTGCCCTGACCCCAACCACTCCTCTTTGGAGAGGAGAGCTGGTGTCTGGAATCTGGATGGGCTCTGGCTGGATTTGGGACTAAATATTAGAGGGTTGGGGGTAAacaggctggggcagggcagctaaaatccccttttttttttttttttaagacagagtctcactctgttgcctaggctggagtgcagtggcccaatctcagctcactgcaacctctgcctccagggtttgagtgattctctggcctcagcctcccaagtagctgggattacaggcatctgccaccacagtgggctaatttttgtatttttagtagagacgagatttcactgtgttggccaggctggtctcaaactcctgacctcaagtaatcctcccccctcggcctcccaaagtgctgggattacaggcatgagccactttgcctggcctaAAACCCCTTTCTGAAATGTGGGTGGTAAGTTCTGCTCCGTGGAGTGctccatagttttgttttttaaattagagacaggatctcgctcttgtcacccaggctggagtgcaatggtgtgaccttagctcactgcagcctctaataACTGGAGTCAAGCgttgatcctcccgcctcagcctccccagtagccggaaccacgggcacgcaccaccacacctagcttatTTCGAAAAAGTGTTTTTGTAGGAACAGGGTCTCAaaacgttgcccaggctggtctccaactcctaggttcaagcaatcctcctcggcctctcaaaatgagccacagtgcctggccaataaaagtttcttaaatgaatggatgggtggatgagctGTGTAAGCGGCACAGCGTCTCTCCTCTGTGTCCAAGTCCTGAGCACACCCTCCCCTCCTGGGACTGAGCTGAGATCTCATCTCGGGGAGGACACTGAAGACCTGTAGGTACTAGGGGTCCCCTCCTAACAGCCCAACTTGCTATCCCCCACCTCCCAACTCCAGAGGGTTCTTTCTCACCCCTCTGCAGCCCCCGCCAGGAAAGGGCTCCCTCCCCAGCACCTAGCCTCAGGGGGCCCCAGTAACTAGAAGAAGGAGGCAGATGtggtgctttttgttgttgttgttttgagacagagtcttactctgtttcccaggctggagtgcagtggcttgatcttggctcaccgcaacctctgcctcctgggttcaagcaattcttctgcctcagcctcctgagtagctgggatcacaggcacccgccaccatgcccagctaattttgtgtgtgtgtgtgtgtgtgtgtgtatttttagtagagacagggtttcaccatgttagccaggctggtctcgaactcttgacctcaggtgatccgcctgtcttggcctcccaaactgttgggatgacaggcatgagccaccactccctggcCTGGTGCATGTCTTTATAAATAACTGGATGGGCAGGTGGCTTCACacctcagtttgctcatccaTTCAATGGGGGTTCCACTAAGACAACCGATGTGAAAACTCTTGGAGGGAGACCAGAGCTGGGGGCCGGGGGGCATGATCCTTCCCCCCTACCCCCGCAACCAGCCCATGAGCCTGGGACTACCACACTCCTTTCAGAGACAGCTGGAGCATCAGCAACCTCCcgcctggacacacacacacacaaagaacccAGGGGCACCTGGCCACTCCCCCGCccaggggaaggaagaaaaagttatAAAGAAGTTACTAAGTTAACTTCTTTAAGTTACTGGTAACTGCTAGTCTTTGGGGGTGGGGTTTCCAACCCATTCTCCCCATCCTCCAGTGGGGCTGGAGGGCTAAGGACTCCTACAAGGAGGGGAGGCAGGGTAGCCCCCCAATTCCCTGGAGGTGTGTACGGGGGGCTGTGGTGCACCTCGCAGGATGCCCCCCCACACACCCTGTGTCCTGTAGTCCCCCGGCACAGCCAGAGGCCATACAGCCCTTTAGGAGGAGTATTAGTGGGGCACCAGGCCCCCCTGTGACAATAAGGAACCTCCCACAGCCTGCTCCTCCCTCTTCACACCCCCTTGGAGGTAAAAGGAGGGTCGGCCAGCACAGACTCCCAGGctccagagaggggaaggaaggggcagCAGAGAGGGGTCAGAAGGAGGGAGCTTAAGCCAGGCAGGGTTACTTGTCTCTGTGACTCCTTCCGCCTGGCACATGCTGCCCAGCTATGGGGACCTTTGACCTGTGGACAGATTACCTGGGTTTGGCACACCTGGTTAGGGCTCTGAGTGGGAAAGAGGGTCCTGAAACCAGGCTGAGCCCccagccagagccagagccaatGCTGGAGCCGGTGTCAGCCCTGGAGCCGATGCCAGCGCCGGAGTCGGTGCCAGTGCCGGGACCCAAGGATCAGAAGCGCAGCCTGGAGTCCTCGCCAGCTCCCGAACGCCTGTGCTCTTTCTGCAAACACAACGGCGAGTCCCGGGCCATCTACCAGTCCCACGTGCTGAAGGACGAGGCTGGCAGGGTGCTGTGTCCCATCCTGCGGGACTACGTGTGTCCCCAGTGCGGCGCCACACGTGAGCGCGCCCACACCCGACGCTTCTGCCCACTTACTGGCCAGGGCTACACCTCCGTCTACAGCCACACCACCCGAAACTCGGCAGGCAAGAAGCTGGTCCGGCCTGACAAGGCGAAGACACAGGACACAGGCCACcgccgaggaggaggaggaggagcaggtgcCTGCACAGGTGGCTGGGGGGGACCTGTCCGAGGGTAGTGGCTGAGCCCCCCTGTGAAGTAAGATTAGCCCCAGTACCCACCTCCAAGGGTTAGGGGAAGACCTTAGAGAGAGCTTAGAACAGCAGTTGATtttatttacgtatttatttatttatcttgagacaggtctctttctgttgctcaggctggagtgcagtggcgccatctcggctcactgcaacctccacctcctggattcaagcgattctcctgccccagcttcctgggtagct
The DNA window shown above is from Homo sapiens chromosome 19, GRCh38.p14 Primary Assembly and carries:
- the NANOS3 gene encoding nanos homolog 3 gives rise to the protein MGTFDLWTDYLGLAHLVRALSGKEGPETRLSPQPEPEPMLEPVSALEPMPAPESVPVPGPKDQKRSLESSPAPERLCSFCKHNGESRAIYQSHVLKDEAGRVLCPILRDYVCPQCGATRERAHTRRFCPLTGQGYTSVYSHTTRNSAGKKLVRPDKAKTQDTGHRRGGGGGAGFRGAGKSEPSPSCSPSMST